In a genomic window of Erigeron canadensis isolate Cc75 chromosome 5, C_canadensis_v1, whole genome shotgun sequence:
- the LOC122599307 gene encoding uncharacterized protein LOC122599307 gives MGLIEILLQGPNLFDNIWSMNMLADLMVLIAPLWIAVVFGVLVGWLWRPTWANSDTIINNLKMPTKNYYSSKDFVSSIPSFNSLKSQLPTCFFPFSDNGLLEVGSSELSTISSSKLDEKRTNFVGEGDLEHIYKLVEEKDGGLAWIAMMDRSTSNMSYQAWKREPEIGPPQYRSRTVYEDMTPEMMRDFFWDDELRLKWDDMLLEAETIEESPENGTMVVRWVRKFPFFCSDREYIIGRRIWESGKTYYCVTKGVQYPSVPRRAKPRRVDLYYSSWSIRAVESRKGDGQMTACEVLLFHHEDMGIPWEIAKLGVRQGMWGAVKKIDRGLRWYQKQKESGIPLSHCAYMAHINTKVSTDRLRYLGNKSNDSQEIETCEQVADDEKPSGKNLPKLLVVGGAIALACTIDRGLLTKAVIFGVARRFAKMGRRL, from the exons atgGGTTTAATTGAGATTTTGTTACAAGGGCCaaatttatttgataatatatggaGTATGAATATGTTAGCAGATCTTATGGTGTTAATTGCACCTTTATGGATAGCTGTTGTATTTGGGGTTTTAGTTGGTTGGTTATGGAGACCAACTTGGGCTAATTCTGatactattattaataatttgaaAATGCCCACAAAGAATTATTATTCTTCTAAAGATTTTGTATCTTCAATTCCATCTTTTAATTCTTTGAAATCTCAATTGCCCACTTGTTTTTTTCCATTTTCTGATAATGGGTTGTTGGAAGTTGGTTCATCTGAGCTCTCTACAATCAG TTCTTCTAAATTGGATGAAAAAAGAACGAATTTTGTTGGGGAGGGTGATTTGGAGCATATTTATAAACTTGTTGAGGAAAAAGATGGAGGTCTAGCTTGGATTGCTATGATGGATAGGTCAACTTCAAATATGAGTTATCAAGCTTGGAAGAGAGAACCCGAG ATTGGACCTCCACAATATCGTTCGAGAACGGTGTATGAAGATATGACTCCTGAAATGATGAGGGATTTCTTTTGGGATGACGAACTTCGGTTGAAATGGGATGATATGTTACTAGAAGCCGAAACTATAGAGGAATCCCCTGAAAATGGAACAATGGTGGTTAGGTGGGTTCGTAAG TTCCCATTCTTTTGTAGCGACAGGGAGTACATTATTGGTCGTAGAATCTGGGAGTCAGGCAAAACCTATTACTGTGTTACAAAG GGCGTACAATACCCCTCTGTGCCACGCCGGGCTAAACCAAGACGTGTTGATTTGTACTATTCAAGTTGGTCGATTCGTGCAG TTGAATCGAGGAAAGGGGATGGACAAATGACTGCATGTGAAGTATTACTATTTCATCACGAAGACATGGGAATTCCATGGGAAATTGCAAAACTTGGCGTGCGTCAAGGCATGTGGGGAGCCGTGAAGAAGATAGACCGTGGTCTACGTTGGTATCAGAAACAAAAGGAATCAGGAATACCTCTCTCTCATTGTGCGTATATGGCTCATATCAATACAAAAGTTAGCACAGATCGTTTGAGATACTTGGGGAACAAATCAAATGATTCACAAGAAATTGAAACTTGTGAGCAAGTAGCGGATGATGAGAAGCCGTCAGGGAAAAATCTCCCAAAGCTTTTGGTGGTAGGAGGAGCCATTGCACTTGCTTGCACCATTGACAGGGGGCTCTTGACGAAAGCCGTTATATTTGGAGTTGCAAGAAGATTTGCTAAAATGGGAAGGAGGTTGTGA